TGTTTAGCCCTATTGCAGCCTATTTTATTTTAAAAGAAACCGTGTCAAGAGATGTGATCCTGGGTATTGTGGTGTCATTTATTGGCATATTGATTATGCTAATCAATCCTGATTTCTCCATTTCAGCGTCTCCAAAAGGTATTTTGCTGTTGTTTTTTGCAGTTTTAGCAGCTGTTGCCTATTCAGTAGTTATTAAAAAACTGGCTTTTAATTATCGGCCTGCAACTATCATCCTGCTGCAGAATTCCATTGGAATGCTCTACTTTCTGCCATTGTTTCTCATCTTCGACTTAAAAGCCTTTTTATTAATCCAGCCACAAAAAGAAGTTTTGTTTGCCTTCTTCGAATTAACCATATTTGCATCTACCTTGTCCTACTTATTCTACATCATATCAATAAAAGAAATTGGAGTTGTAAAATCAAATGTACTGACTAACCTGATACCGATCTTTACAGCTATCTTTTCTTACTTTATTCTTGCGGAGAGTTTTACTTTTGCAAAAATTTCAGGGATGGGTGTGGTAATGATTGGAATCATAGTATCGCAATACAAGAGTCTCTTTCAAAGGTTAAAAAGGAGTAAATTACCAGAAACTCAGAATCCCGGAATTAAATATTAATAGAAGATAAATTTAATAGAACTTATATGAGAATAC
This sequence is a window from Bacteroidales bacterium. Protein-coding genes within it:
- a CDS encoding DMT family transporter — its product is MGLRFLKVYLYSMLAMLFWGLSFVWFKQVVVQYQPITIIWFRLLVSSGLLLLFLFVTKKLEFIHNKDIKWFLLLAFTQPFCYFLGESFGLSLVSSTVSAVIISTIPLFSPIAAYFILKETVSRDVILGIVVSFIGILIMLINPDFSISASPKGILLLFFAVLAAVAYSVVIKKLAFNYRPATIILLQNSIGMLYFLPLFLIFDLKAFLLIQPQKEVLFAFFELTIFASTLSYLFYIISIKEIGVVKSNVLTNLIPIFTAIFSYFILAESFTFAKISGMGVVMIGIIVSQYKSLFQRLKRSKLPETQNPGIKY